Proteins from a genomic interval of Acidobacteriota bacterium:
- a CDS encoding 6-phosphofructokinase: protein MAKRIGVLTGGGDVPGLNVVIKTLTARMEDAGWEVMGLKRGWAALLHAGPGSPFPGSDWTVRLTRQNTRTIDRTGGTMLHSSRTNPMAVAAGEIPPHLKGRGKPLEDGKVDLTDVAIRTVETLGLDVLVAIGGDDTLSFARRLDEEGLPVIGIPKTMDNDVFGTDYCIGFSTAVSRSVNMITDLRSPAGSHERFLVVELFGRNCGETSLMVSLLCAADRALISEVPFDPDRVAELILRDKRDNPSNYALITVSEGARIEGGEVIESGEPDAFGHKKLGGIGRWLSEFLKEKTREGTVYQSLAYLMRSGPADSLDKLVAINFARIAADQVVRGETGRLVAVDQGLYTTREISIVGAGVRRVNVERYYDVEAYRPKLGSVIGHPLFLE from the coding sequence ATGGCCAAGCGAATCGGCGTCCTCACCGGTGGGGGCGATGTCCCCGGCCTGAACGTGGTGATCAAGACCCTCACCGCCCGCATGGAAGATGCGGGCTGGGAGGTGATGGGTCTCAAGCGGGGCTGGGCGGCGCTGCTGCACGCCGGCCCCGGCTCTCCCTTTCCCGGCTCGGACTGGACTGTTCGCCTGACCCGCCAGAACACACGCACCATCGACCGTACCGGCGGGACGATGCTCCATTCCTCGCGGACCAACCCGATGGCGGTGGCCGCGGGCGAGATCCCGCCCCACCTCAAGGGCCGGGGCAAGCCGCTCGAAGACGGCAAGGTCGACCTGACCGACGTGGCGATCCGCACGGTGGAGACCCTGGGCCTCGACGTGCTGGTGGCCATCGGCGGCGACGATACGCTCTCCTTCGCCCGCCGCCTCGATGAAGAGGGGCTGCCGGTGATCGGCATCCCGAAGACCATGGACAACGACGTCTTCGGTACCGACTACTGCATCGGCTTTTCCACCGCCGTCTCGCGCAGCGTGAACATGATCACCGACCTGCGTTCCCCCGCCGGCTCCCACGAGCGTTTCCTGGTGGTCGAACTCTTCGGCCGGAATTGCGGCGAGACTTCGCTGATGGTTTCCCTGCTCTGTGCCGCCGATCGGGCGCTGATCTCCGAGGTTCCCTTCGACCCGGATCGAGTGGCCGAGTTGATCCTGCGCGACAAGCGGGACAACCCGAGTAACTACGCCCTGATCACCGTCTCGGAAGGGGCGCGGATCGAGGGCGGAGAGGTGATCGAAAGCGGTGAGCCCGACGCCTTCGGGCACAAGAAACTCGGTGGCATCGGCAGGTGGCTGTCGGAGTTTCTCAAGGAGAAGACCCGGGAAGGGACGGTCTATCAGTCCCTGGCCTACCTGATGCGCTCGGGTCCGGCCGATTCCCTGGACAAGCTGGTGGCGATCAACTTCGCGCGCATCGCCGCCGACCAGGTGGTGCGCGGCGAGACCGGTCGGCTGGTCGCCGTGGACCAGGGGCTCTACACGACCCGGGAGATCTCCATCGTCGGGGCGGGCGTGCGGCGGGTCAACGTGGAGCGTTACTACGACGTCGAGGCGTACCGGCCGAAGCTGGGCTCGGTGATCGGTCATCCCCTCTTTCTCGAATAA
- a CDS encoding rubrerythrin family protein: protein MKRLGGTRTEQNLLTAFAGESQARNRYDYFAGKARKEGLVQIADIFTETAAQEREHAKRFFKFLQGGMVPITATFPAGTIGTTEENLEAAAAGEQEEWQRLYPEFAGTAREEGFEAIARTFEAISIAERQHERRYRGLLANLQAGTVFARPEKVTWRCRNCGYVHEGEHAPDVCPACAHPQAHFEVLAENW from the coding sequence ATGAAGCGCCTCGGCGGCACACGAACCGAGCAGAACCTGCTGACGGCCTTCGCCGGCGAATCCCAAGCCCGTAACCGTTACGACTACTTCGCCGGCAAGGCCCGCAAGGAAGGCCTGGTGCAAATCGCGGACATCTTCACCGAAACCGCCGCCCAGGAGCGGGAACACGCCAAGCGCTTCTTCAAGTTCCTGCAGGGCGGGATGGTGCCGATCACCGCCACCTTTCCCGCGGGCACCATCGGCACCACGGAGGAAAACCTGGAGGCGGCGGCCGCCGGCGAACAGGAAGAGTGGCAACGGCTCTACCCCGAGTTCGCCGGCACCGCCCGGGAGGAGGGCTTCGAGGCCATCGCCAGGACCTTCGAGGCGATCTCCATCGCCGAGCGCCAACACGAGCGGCGCTACCGGGGTCTGCTGGCCAACCTGCAGGCGGGGACGGTGTTCGCCAGGCCGGAGAAGGTCACCTGGCGCTGCCGCAACTGCGGCTACGTCCACGAGGGTGAGCACGCGCCGGACGTGTGCCCGGCCTGTGCCCACCCCCAGGCCCACTTCGAGGTGCTGGCGGAGAACTGGTAG
- a CDS encoding glyceraldehyde 3-phosphate dehydrogenase NAD-binding domain-containing protein has translation MPVSIGLMGFGRIGRNIFRILSRSDEFRIGAICDIADHEALTYLLKYDTILGRFPDELTYRDGHLYTWGKEIPLLSARDPGDVDWSEYGVDYVVEAVGRPRSRSECERHLEKGARRVFLCVPPIEKPDVSIVYGVNNHMLGPSHKIISNASCTAHCAAPILKVLDGAFGLERVHMTTTHAYTSAQRLADVPGFDLRSSRAAAENIVPSETNAAAVLDEVLPDLAGRFHSSSLRVPVPNGSIVDMTFWAGQRLTRGGINEVMRTAASGPFEGIIEFMEDPIVSSDVENSPYSSVFDSLATMVQEGSNLGKVIAWFDNSWGYTLRLIELVELAAEMDGKLSGGVA, from the coding sequence ATGCCAGTGTCCATCGGTCTGATGGGGTTCGGGAGAATCGGCCGCAACATCTTCCGCATTCTTTCCCGATCCGACGAGTTCCGTATCGGTGCGATCTGCGACATCGCCGATCACGAGGCCCTGACCTACCTGCTCAAGTACGACACGATTCTCGGCCGCTTTCCCGACGAGTTGACCTATCGGGACGGCCACCTCTACACCTGGGGCAAGGAAATCCCGCTGCTTTCGGCCCGGGATCCGGGTGACGTGGACTGGTCGGAGTACGGGGTGGACTACGTGGTGGAGGCGGTGGGGCGGCCGCGTTCGCGGTCGGAATGCGAGCGGCACCTCGAAAAGGGCGCCCGGCGCGTCTTCCTCTGCGTGCCGCCGATCGAGAAGCCCGACGTCTCCATCGTCTACGGGGTCAACAATCACATGCTCGGCCCCTCCCACAAGATCATCTCCAACGCTTCCTGTACGGCCCACTGTGCCGCGCCGATTCTCAAGGTCCTCGATGGGGCCTTCGGTCTCGAGCGGGTCCACATGACCACGACTCACGCCTACACCAGCGCCCAGCGCCTGGCGGACGTGCCGGGCTTCGACCTGCGATCCTCCCGCGCCGCGGCCGAAAACATCGTGCCCTCCGAGACCAACGCCGCGGCGGTGCTCGACGAGGTGCTGCCGGATCTCGCCGGCCGCTTCCACTCTTCCTCCCTGCGGGTGCCGGTGCCCAACGGCTCGATCGTCGACATGACCTTCTGGGCCGGACAGCGGCTGACCCGGGGCGGAATCAACGAGGTGATGCGCACGGCGGCATCGGGGCCCTTCGAGGGCATCATCGAGTTCATGGAAGACCCGATCGTCTCCAGCGACGTGGAGAACAGTCCCTACTCGTCTGTCTTCGATTCCCTGGCCACGATGGTCCAGGAGGGCAGCAACCTGGGCAAGGTCATCGCCTGGTTCGACAACAGCTGGGGCTACACCCTGAGGTTGATCGAGTTGGTGGAACTGGCGGCCGAGATGGACGGCAAGCTGAGCGGAGGTGTGGCATGA
- a CDS encoding sodium:calcium antiporter: protein MKRSALFLMLAVLSALPALLLRFGLGAHPDHGRRLIVFAGGELSGASAALIFGLGVLAGAFMISWSAELLQLDLSQNLAIAIIALVTVLPEYTVDIYLSWTAATVPENVPLALANMTGANRLLIGLGWPMVLAAVIWKGRGRHIELEPARWGELLFLGAATVYSLVIPLKGTLTLWDTAILGLIFVLYIRYVARQEVVEPDLEGPAALFAAWSVGSRRLVTGGLFLFAAVTLFASAEPFAEGLKFAGEGWGISEFLMIQWIAPLASESPEFLIALIFTLRGASTAGLGALVSSKVNQWTLLVGMIPLAYMLGLLASGQQAAVFPLGPRQQGEVLLTAAQSFFAVVVILDRRFSVRDAVLLATLFIAQLGITIGIEEMVDPARQMALFHTEKIIFSILYFVLGGAWLVRQWHHLPALLKLVWEAER from the coding sequence ATGAAGCGCTCTGCTCTCTTTTTGATGCTGGCCGTACTGTCTGCGCTGCCCGCCCTGCTGCTGCGTTTCGGCCTCGGCGCCCACCCCGATCATGGGCGGCGCTTGATCGTCTTCGCCGGGGGGGAATTGAGCGGCGCCTCGGCGGCGTTGATCTTCGGCCTGGGGGTGCTGGCCGGCGCCTTCATGATCTCCTGGTCCGCCGAGCTGCTTCAGCTCGACCTGAGCCAGAACCTGGCCATCGCCATCATCGCCCTGGTCACGGTGCTGCCCGAGTACACGGTGGACATCTACCTCTCCTGGACCGCCGCCACGGTTCCGGAGAACGTCCCCCTCGCCCTGGCCAACATGACCGGCGCCAACCGGCTGCTGATCGGTCTCGGCTGGCCGATGGTCCTGGCGGCCGTGATCTGGAAGGGGAGAGGCCGGCATATCGAACTGGAGCCCGCCCGCTGGGGTGAACTGCTCTTCCTCGGTGCGGCGACGGTCTACTCCCTGGTGATCCCCCTCAAGGGCACCCTGACCTTGTGGGATACGGCGATCCTGGGATTGATCTTCGTGCTCTACATCCGTTACGTGGCCCGGCAGGAGGTGGTCGAGCCCGATCTCGAGGGTCCGGCGGCGCTCTTTGCGGCCTGGTCCGTCGGCTCGCGGCGGCTGGTCACCGGCGGCCTCTTCCTCTTCGCCGCCGTCACCCTCTTCGCCTCTGCCGAGCCCTTCGCCGAGGGGCTGAAGTTCGCCGGGGAGGGGTGGGGCATCAGCGAGTTCCTGATGATCCAGTGGATCGCGCCCCTGGCCAGTGAGTCTCCCGAGTTCCTCATCGCCCTGATCTTCACCCTGCGGGGCGCGAGTACGGCCGGACTCGGCGCGCTGGTCTCGAGCAAGGTCAACCAGTGGACGCTGCTGGTGGGGATGATCCCCCTGGCCTACATGCTGGGCCTGCTGGCCTCGGGTCAGCAGGCGGCCGTTTTCCCCCTCGGGCCCCGCCAGCAGGGCGAGGTCCTGCTCACCGCCGCCCAGTCCTTTTTCGCCGTGGTGGTGATTCTCGACCGTCGCTTCAGCGTGCGGGATGCGGTGCTGCTAGCCACCCTCTTCATCGCTCAGCTGGGGATCACCATCGGCATCGAGGAAATGGTGGATCCCGCCCGCCAGATGGCGCTCTTCCACACCGAAAAGATCATCTTCTCGATTCTCTACTTCGTCCTGGGCGGCGCGTGGCTGGTCCGGCAGTGGCACCATCTGCCGGCCTTGCTCAAGCTGGTCTGGGAAGCCGAGCGCTAG
- a CDS encoding P-loop NTPase produces the protein MRLITLGSASVGYGKSFVAVALGASLARRGVTTCLVDLDLGTADLHLMTGRPDARRSVHDLLRGRASSLEEVMEPIPGIAGLHLVAGPRETVAVSGLSPGEIARLGSEMRRLPVDVVIADLQAGVGQPLLDLFLLGDHHWVVTTNDEAALADAERFLRLARLRRTARGTAGRPSRRPRVYTSLDDLVRDMNSLRQEISPAQDTGFAPGLVINRCRPDQPSAESRLIDGLFEGKDPIDEPPLIGMIPDDPAVAGPGPRPLSNLPVHGPAMRAAAEIARALAEDLAGDLPGAEDIGSHRREPLIV, from the coding sequence ATGCGGCTGATAACACTGGGATCGGCGTCGGTCGGCTACGGAAAGTCGTTCGTCGCAGTCGCGCTGGGGGCGAGCCTGGCTCGCCGGGGCGTGACGACCTGCCTGGTCGATCTCGACCTGGGCACCGCCGACCTGCACCTGATGACCGGCCGCCCCGACGCCCGGCGCAGCGTGCATGATCTACTGCGGGGCCGGGCTTCCTCCCTCGAGGAGGTGATGGAGCCGATTCCCGGCATCGCAGGCCTGCACCTGGTGGCCGGTCCCCGGGAGACGGTCGCGGTCAGTGGCCTCTCTCCCGGAGAGATCGCCCGCCTGGGCTCGGAAATGCGCCGCCTGCCGGTGGACGTGGTGATCGCCGACCTCCAGGCGGGGGTGGGGCAGCCCTTGCTCGACCTCTTTCTCCTCGGAGACCATCACTGGGTGGTGACGACCAACGACGAGGCCGCCCTGGCCGATGCCGAGCGTTTCCTGCGGCTGGCCCGCCTGCGCCGCACCGCCCGGGGGACGGCCGGTCGACCGTCCCGGCGGCCGCGGGTCTACACCTCCCTCGATGATCTGGTGCGGGACATGAACTCCCTGCGCCAGGAGATCTCGCCGGCCCAGGACACGGGTTTCGCCCCCGGCCTGGTGATCAATCGCTGCCGGCCCGATCAGCCCAGCGCCGAGTCCCGGCTGATCGACGGCCTGTTCGAGGGCAAGGATCCCATCGACGAACCGCCCCTGATCGGGATGATTCCCGATGATCCCGCCGTCGCGGGTCCGGGTCCGCGCCCGTTGAGCAACCTGCCGGTACACGGCCCGGCCATGCGCGCCGCGGCGGAGATCGCCCGGGCCCTGGCCGAGGATCTGGCCGGCGATCTGCCCGGGGCCGAGGACATCGGCTCCCATCGTCGCGAGCCCCTCATCGTCTGA
- the gap gene encoding type I glyceraldehyde-3-phosphate dehydrogenase: MRVAINGFGRIGRAVFRIMSHRDDTEVVAINDLYDPRMLAYLLKYDTVMGPFARPIDYTDDALVIDGRQVRLTRERDPRALPWKEQEIDLVIEATGVFRTRDKIQQHLEAGAGRVILTVPPKDDVDAIVVLGVNDEVLAPEHRIVSNASCTTNCLAPVAKVLHDSFGIERGFMTTVHAYTNDQRLADVPHKDHRRARAAALNIIPTTTGAARAVGKVLPDLAGKLDGMAMRVPVPDGSVVDLVVELSRDTSAEEINAAMAAAAAGPLKDVLEYTEEERVSSDIIGNPHSSIFDALSTRMVGPRQARVLSWYDNEWGYSHRVVDLAVRLDRLAG, encoded by the coding sequence ATGAGAGTCGCGATCAACGGCTTTGGGCGCATCGGTCGCGCGGTCTTCCGCATCATGAGCCACCGCGACGACACCGAGGTGGTGGCGATCAACGACCTCTACGATCCGCGCATGCTGGCCTACCTGCTCAAGTACGACACGGTGATGGGTCCGTTCGCCCGTCCCATCGACTACACCGACGATGCGCTGGTGATCGATGGCCGGCAGGTACGGCTGACCCGGGAGCGGGACCCGCGCGCACTGCCCTGGAAAGAGCAGGAAATCGACCTGGTGATCGAGGCCACCGGTGTCTTCCGCACCCGGGACAAGATCCAGCAGCACCTGGAGGCCGGCGCGGGGCGGGTGATTCTGACGGTGCCGCCGAAAGACGACGTGGACGCGATCGTGGTGCTCGGTGTCAACGACGAGGTGCTGGCCCCTGAACATCGCATCGTTTCCAACGCTTCGTGCACCACCAACTGCCTGGCCCCGGTGGCCAAGGTGCTGCACGACAGCTTCGGCATCGAGCGGGGTTTTATGACCACGGTCCATGCCTATACCAACGACCAGCGGCTGGCCGACGTGCCCCACAAGGATCACCGTCGGGCCCGGGCCGCGGCGCTGAACATCATTCCCACCACCACCGGCGCCGCCCGGGCGGTGGGCAAGGTCCTGCCCGACCTGGCGGGCAAGCTCGACGGTATGGCGATGCGGGTGCCGGTTCCCGACGGCTCGGTGGTCGACCTGGTGGTCGAACTGTCCCGGGACACCTCGGCCGAAGAGATCAACGCGGCGATGGCCGCCGCCGCCGCGGGACCGCTCAAGGACGTGCTCGAGTACACCGAGGAAGAACGGGTTTCCTCCGACATCATCGGTAACCCCCACTCCTCGATCTTCGACGCGCTCTCGACCCGCATGGTCGGCCCGCGGCAGGCCCGGGTGTTGTCCTGGTACGACAACGAATGGGGCTATTCCCACCGTGTCGTCGACCTGGCCGTTCGCCTGGACCGCCTGGCCGGCTAG
- the hisG gene encoding ATP phosphoribosyltransferase, which yields MAVPAQPALPDPPPVRLALPKGRMQQGVCDLLAAAGVRVEATARGYRPHVSLAGYEAKFLKPQNIVEMLAHGSRDVGFAGADWVAELDADLVRLVDTGLDPVRLVAAAPRALLADERWRGHPLTIASEYERLTRRWIAREGLDARFVRTYGATEVFPPEDADLIVDNTATGGTLAANGLLVIDTLMESSTGLYAHPAALDDPARRRRIEHLVVVLESVLAARSRALVEVNVPAACLDAVIAALPCMREPTLAPLHGGAGFAVRAAVPRHRLAEVIPEIKARGGTDVLVTAPEQIVP from the coding sequence ATGGCCGTACCCGCTCAGCCCGCCCTTCCCGACCCTCCTCCGGTGCGCCTGGCCCTGCCCAAGGGGCGCATGCAGCAAGGCGTCTGCGACCTGCTCGCCGCCGCCGGTGTCCGCGTCGAGGCCACCGCCCGGGGCTATCGCCCCCACGTGTCCCTCGCCGGCTACGAGGCCAAGTTCCTCAAACCCCAGAATATCGTCGAGATGCTGGCCCATGGCTCGCGGGACGTGGGCTTCGCCGGGGCCGACTGGGTCGCCGAACTGGACGCTGACCTGGTGCGCCTGGTGGACACGGGGCTCGACCCGGTGCGCCTGGTGGCCGCGGCGCCCCGGGCCCTGCTGGCCGACGAACGGTGGCGCGGGCACCCCTTGACCATCGCCTCCGAGTACGAGCGGCTGACGCGCCGGTGGATCGCCCGGGAGGGCCTCGACGCACGCTTCGTGAGGACCTACGGGGCGACGGAGGTCTTCCCCCCCGAAGACGCGGACCTGATCGTGGACAACACCGCCACCGGCGGCACCCTCGCGGCCAACGGCCTGCTGGTGATCGACACGCTGATGGAGTCGTCCACCGGACTCTACGCGCACCCGGCGGCCCTCGACGACCCCGCCCGGCGGCGGCGCATCGAACACCTGGTGGTGGTGCTGGAGTCGGTGCTCGCCGCCCGCAGCCGCGCGCTGGTGGAGGTCAACGTGCCCGCCGCCTGTCTCGACGCGGTGATCGCGGCCCTGCCCTGCATGCGGGAGCCGACCCTCGCGCCCCTCCACGGGGGCGCCGGCTTCGCGGTCAGGGCGGCGGTGCCCCGCCATCGACTCGCCGAGGTGATCCCCGAAATCAAGGCCCGGGGCGGGACCGACGTGCTGGTCACCGCCCCCGAGCAGATCGTCCCATGA
- a CDS encoding tetratricopeptide repeat protein: MDRGSESRRFISWTLGVFALALALRLAFVLTSADALYYQRLVLDSATYHRIAVHGDPAEPYWQPPLYPWMLRGVYALVGEPSPPAVRLLQALVGALGTVLLVWLVRLWGGSRRSALLAGAAMAVTGSLIYFDGELLPASPATLLLLSWLVVLSWKGPGESVGRLGRMVPAGILLGLLGLMLPAMVFAGAGALAWVWRREGLAAALVLAVCAAIPIAPVTIRNQTYEPDLVPISWNGGVNFWIGNNPDYPQTVGIRPGIHWGHLVERPRCEGGAASRAAESAWFFRQGLAYITSEPLAWLGDVARKAAASVSIREIGRNRNPYDARDESPVMAVLLGPPGWPFLLILPAFAAGLAVLARRREIPWLPLLVVGGVLLAGVVFFPTARYRVPALPLMIAIAALGLPALRLSDLAPAVIALGLGLFPPGIPEIPRWETYYEIAVDLSQDGKAAEALPLFRQALALDPDNADIHLAYGLALGRSGQTESGREHLLRATELDPGADIAWQALGAAARTDQDLDLAREYLEKAVEADPCNQRHRASLAQVLMDQGYYRGARKHLEMARRVYPRRDRLVERATERLDRLEGGGRRQP; encoded by the coding sequence TTGGATCGGGGAAGCGAGAGTCGACGTTTCATCTCCTGGACGCTGGGCGTGTTCGCCCTGGCCCTGGCCCTGCGCCTGGCCTTCGTGCTGACCTCCGCCGACGCCCTCTACTACCAGCGCCTGGTGCTCGATTCGGCGACCTACCACCGCATCGCGGTCCATGGTGATCCTGCCGAGCCCTACTGGCAGCCGCCCCTCTACCCCTGGATGTTGCGCGGGGTCTATGCCCTGGTGGGGGAGCCTTCGCCGCCGGCCGTGCGGCTGCTGCAGGCCCTGGTCGGTGCCCTGGGGACCGTGTTGCTGGTCTGGCTGGTCCGCCTTTGGGGGGGCTCCCGGCGATCGGCCCTGCTGGCGGGGGCGGCGATGGCCGTCACGGGAAGCCTGATCTACTTCGACGGCGAACTGCTGCCGGCCTCGCCCGCCACGCTGCTCCTGCTGTCGTGGCTGGTCGTGCTCTCCTGGAAGGGGCCGGGTGAGAGTGTCGGGCGGCTGGGGCGGATGGTGCCGGCGGGGATCCTGCTGGGCCTGCTGGGCCTGATGCTGCCGGCGATGGTCTTTGCGGGTGCGGGCGCCCTGGCCTGGGTCTGGCGGCGGGAAGGCCTGGCGGCGGCACTGGTGCTGGCGGTGTGCGCGGCGATTCCCATCGCTCCGGTGACCATCCGCAACCAGACCTATGAACCCGACCTGGTGCCGATCTCGTGGAACGGCGGCGTGAACTTCTGGATCGGCAACAACCCGGACTATCCCCAGACCGTGGGCATCCGCCCCGGGATCCACTGGGGGCACCTGGTCGAGCGGCCCCGCTGCGAGGGGGGAGCCGCCAGCCGGGCGGCGGAATCGGCCTGGTTCTTCCGTCAGGGCCTGGCGTACATCACTTCCGAGCCGCTGGCCTGGCTCGGTGACGTCGCGCGCAAGGCGGCGGCCAGCGTGTCGATCAGGGAGATCGGCCGCAACCGCAACCCCTACGACGCCCGGGACGAGTCCCCCGTGATGGCGGTGCTGCTCGGTCCGCCGGGCTGGCCGTTCCTGTTGATCCTGCCGGCCTTCGCCGCCGGGCTCGCGGTGCTGGCGCGTCGTCGGGAGATTCCCTGGCTTCCGCTGCTGGTGGTCGGTGGCGTGCTGCTGGCGGGGGTGGTGTTTTTCCCCACCGCTCGTTACCGGGTGCCGGCGCTTCCGCTGATGATCGCCATCGCGGCGCTGGGCCTGCCCGCGCTGCGCCTGTCCGACCTGGCGCCGGCGGTCATCGCCCTGGGGCTGGGGCTGTTTCCGCCGGGGATTCCCGAGATTCCGCGCTGGGAGACCTACTACGAGATCGCCGTGGATCTCAGCCAGGACGGCAAGGCCGCCGAGGCCCTGCCCCTTTTCCGGCAGGCCCTGGCCCTCGATCCGGACAACGCGGACATCCACCTGGCCTACGGCCTGGCCCTGGGGCGCTCGGGGCAGACGGAGTCGGGCCGTGAGCACCTGCTGCGGGCCACGGAACTGGATCCCGGCGCCGACATCGCCTGGCAGGCCCTGGGAGCCGCCGCCCGGACCGACCAGGACCTCGACCTGGCCCGGGAGTACCTGGAAAAGGCGGTGGAGGCCGATCCCTGCAATCAGCGGCACCGGGCTTCCCTGGCCCAGGTGCTGATGGACCAGGGTTACTACCGCGGGGCGCGCAAGCATCTCGAGATGGCGCGACGGGTCTATCCCCGCCGGGACCGCCTGGTGGAACGGGCCACCGAGCGCCTCGACCGTCTCGAGGGCGGGGGGCGGCGTCAGCCCTGA